The proteins below are encoded in one region of Reichenbachiella sp. 5M10:
- the panC gene encoding pantoate--beta-alanine ligase, producing the protein MKVFHGIAELRAALKVLRQEGKSVGLVPTMGALHPGHLSLLSQSVAQNDVSVASIFVNPIQFNNPEDLEKYPRREEEDLEQLRLGGCDFVFMPTPEEMYRDKSSQLNMSFGHLEKVLEGAFRPGHFSGVGVVVSKLFNIVQPDRAYFGQKDLQQLAVIKKLTFDLNFPVEIVAVPIMRETNGLAMSSRNLRLTPQERDVAAQLYQSMEQLKANVLEGQSITEAIRGAVDRLKDLDNVELEYMEAVESDTMRQVTALDAGCDVSLCAAAYVSGVRIIDNLYLTS; encoded by the coding sequence ATGAAGGTATTTCACGGTATAGCAGAGTTGCGTGCAGCGCTCAAAGTATTGAGACAAGAAGGCAAGTCTGTCGGCCTAGTGCCCACGATGGGGGCTTTGCATCCAGGGCATCTGAGCCTGTTGAGCCAGAGTGTAGCGCAGAATGACGTGTCTGTAGCTAGTATTTTTGTGAACCCTATTCAGTTCAATAACCCAGAAGATCTGGAAAAATATCCGAGAAGGGAGGAAGAGGATCTCGAACAGCTGCGCTTAGGAGGGTGTGATTTTGTCTTTATGCCGACCCCAGAGGAGATGTATAGGGACAAGTCAAGTCAGCTCAATATGAGTTTTGGGCATCTGGAAAAAGTACTGGAGGGAGCGTTTCGTCCGGGACATTTCTCAGGGGTAGGTGTAGTAGTCTCAAAGCTTTTCAATATCGTTCAGCCTGATCGTGCCTATTTTGGACAAAAGGATTTGCAACAGTTGGCAGTGATTAAGAAGCTGACGTTTGACTTGAATTTTCCAGTGGAGATTGTGGCAGTACCTATCATGCGAGAAACCAATGGCCTAGCCATGAGTTCTAGGAATTTGCGCTTGACACCTCAAGAGCGAGATGTTGCGGCGCAGCTCTACCAGTCTATGGAGCAATTGAAGGCCAACGTGCTTGAGGGACAGTCTATCACTGAGGCGATTCGTGGTGCAGTGGATAGATTAAAAGATCTCGACAATGTGGAGTTGGAATACATGGAGGCAGTGGAGTCTGATACAATGAGGCAAGTCACAGCCCTAGATGCAGGATGTGATGTGTCGTTGTGTGCAGCGGCCTACGTGAGTGGGGTGCGAATAATTGATAACCTATACCTAACGTCTTGA
- a CDS encoding acyl-CoA dehydrogenase encodes MDFEYTEEQLAVREAAREFAQNELLPGVIDRDEHQRFPKDQIRMMGELGFMGMMVNPVYGGGGMDTVSYVLAMEEISKVDASCSVSMSVNNSLVCWGLEKYGTEAQKQKYLKPLASGEIIGAFALSEPEAGSDATSQRTTAVDMGDYYLLNGTKNWITNGSTASVYIVMAQTDADKKHKGINAVIVEKGQEGFSIGPKENKLGIRGSDTHSLMFTDVKVPKENRIGADGFGFSFAMQVLNGGRIGIASQALGIASGALELSLKYAKERKAFGKAIADHQAIQFKLSKMATEIEAARLLVLQAAMKKDRGEPFVKEAAMAKLFASQVAMDSSVEAVQIHGGYGYVKEYHVERLMRDAKITQIYEGTSEIQNIVIAREILK; translated from the coding sequence ATGGACTTTGAATATACTGAAGAGCAATTGGCAGTTCGTGAGGCTGCAAGAGAATTTGCTCAAAACGAATTATTGCCTGGAGTCATTGACAGAGATGAGCATCAGCGCTTTCCCAAAGACCAAATTCGAATGATGGGGGAGTTGGGTTTTATGGGGATGATGGTCAATCCAGTATATGGAGGCGGGGGAATGGATACTGTTTCCTATGTGCTGGCCATGGAAGAGATTTCTAAAGTGGATGCCTCTTGTTCTGTGTCGATGTCTGTCAACAATTCGTTGGTCTGCTGGGGGCTGGAAAAATACGGTACGGAGGCACAGAAGCAAAAATATTTGAAGCCTCTGGCCTCAGGAGAAATCATCGGGGCATTTGCTCTATCCGAACCCGAGGCAGGTTCCGATGCAACTTCTCAACGGACTACGGCCGTAGACATGGGGGATTACTATCTGCTCAATGGGACAAAAAATTGGATCACAAATGGTAGTACTGCATCGGTGTATATCGTCATGGCGCAAACCGATGCGGATAAAAAGCATAAAGGTATCAATGCCGTCATTGTGGAAAAAGGTCAGGAAGGTTTTAGTATTGGACCTAAGGAGAATAAACTGGGTATACGAGGGTCTGATACGCATTCATTGATGTTTACAGATGTCAAAGTACCCAAGGAAAATAGGATTGGAGCCGATGGTTTTGGCTTTAGTTTTGCGATGCAGGTGTTGAACGGTGGACGCATTGGGATTGCGTCACAGGCACTGGGGATTGCGTCGGGTGCATTGGAATTGTCACTCAAATACGCCAAAGAGCGAAAGGCCTTTGGCAAGGCCATAGCGGACCATCAGGCGATACAGTTCAAGTTGTCTAAGATGGCAACAGAGATCGAAGCAGCGCGCTTACTGGTCTTGCAAGCTGCCATGAAAAAAGATCGGGGAGAGCCGTTTGTCAAAGAAGCGGCCATGGCGAAGCTATTTGCTTCACAGGTTGCTATGGATAGTTCGGTAGAGGCTGTACAGATACATGGAGGGTATGGCTATGTCAAAGAGTATCACGTGGAGAGATTGATGAGAGATGCCAAAATCACCCAGATTTATGAAGGTACTTCTGAGATTCAAAATATCGTCATTGCTCGTGAGATATTGAAATAA
- a CDS encoding glycogen/starch synthase → MSQYKILYVANEINPFLQTTEVADFVRALPQAMQERGMEIRILVPRFGLINERKNRLHEVVRLSGINIAVGDEEKPLIIKVASIPNAKLQVYFIDNEDYFHRKSVFFDKEEKFHEDNDERAIFFCKGVLETVKKLGWAPDIVHCNDWMTSFIPLYLKTTYKNDPIFKNAKSIYNIYGNSFDHKFEGNLINKAMMMDIDESMLDHLRTADFEGFVKLGMEYADAVIKSKEEAGDIIDNLISAAPKDKKVETIQKDDNYLDSYYNLYNELVG, encoded by the coding sequence ATGTCACAGTATAAGATACTCTATGTTGCCAATGAAATAAACCCATTTTTACAGACCACAGAGGTGGCTGATTTTGTGAGAGCCTTGCCCCAGGCCATGCAGGAAAGAGGAATGGAAATTAGAATCTTGGTCCCAAGATTCGGATTAATCAACGAAAGAAAGAACAGACTACACGAAGTGGTGCGACTTTCTGGAATCAACATTGCAGTAGGTGACGAAGAAAAGCCTCTAATCATAAAGGTTGCCTCCATCCCTAACGCCAAGTTACAAGTCTACTTCATTGACAATGAAGACTACTTCCATAGAAAGTCTGTATTCTTTGACAAAGAAGAGAAGTTTCATGAAGACAACGACGAAAGAGCTATCTTCTTTTGCAAAGGCGTATTGGAAACCGTCAAAAAACTAGGGTGGGCTCCAGACATCGTACACTGCAATGACTGGATGACTAGCTTCATTCCTCTCTATTTGAAAACGACGTACAAAAACGATCCGATTTTCAAAAATGCCAAGTCGATCTACAACATCTACGGCAATTCCTTTGATCACAAGTTTGAAGGCAATTTGATCAACAAAGCCATGATGATGGACATAGACGAAAGTATGCTAGACCATCTCCGCACCGCAGATTTCGAAGGATTCGTCAAACTCGGCATGGAGTATGCTGATGCTGTCATCAAGTCCAAAGAAGAAGCGGGTGACATCATTGACAATTTGATCAGCGCCGCGCCGAAGGACAAAAAGGTGGAAACCATTCAAAAAGACGACAACTACTTAGATTCGTACTATAACTTATATAATGAACTTGTTGGATAA
- a CDS encoding RidA family protein, with amino-acid sequence MHQVIYTPNAPEPIGPYSQATLAGNTLYVSGQIPIDPASGELVMTSIEAETAQVMKNLEAILTAAGTTFAHVVKCSIFVSDMNNFAQVNEIYGKSFVSNPPARETVEVSCLPKHVNVEISCIAIV; translated from the coding sequence ATGCATCAAGTCATCTATACCCCCAACGCACCAGAGCCAATTGGCCCATATAGCCAAGCTACTCTAGCTGGCAACACACTCTATGTATCCGGTCAGATCCCAATAGATCCCGCTAGCGGAGAGCTGGTCATGACCAGCATCGAGGCAGAGACTGCACAAGTCATGAAAAACCTAGAAGCCATCCTCACAGCCGCAGGCACTACATTTGCGCATGTGGTGAAGTGTTCCATATTCGTCAGTGACATGAACAACTTCGCCCAAGTGAATGAAATCTACGGAAAGTCCTTCGTATCCAACCCTCCTGCGCGTGAAACCGTAGAGGTAAGCTGCCTACCCAAGCATGTCAATGTAGAAATTTCTTGCATTGCAATCGTATAA
- a CDS encoding lysylphosphatidylglycerol synthase transmembrane domain-containing protein — protein MKLKISTVLKFCVSLILAALLFYFVFRNISFAEFADKLDDINYWWIGLSVLLSIVSHLLRSYRWNLTLQPLGYELSIGRTFLALMSGYLANLVFPRLGEVTRCGVLKRIDGVPISVGIGSVITERVIDFLILLSLIALDFVLEFDKIFEYFVTSVKMEDWLANRTLIFAGIGLLVVGGIVGVLGLRYVLKYEFKNPTLNKVKEKLLEIVDGLGSIRKVQSPTGYVLSTIGIWVLYYLMSYVIFFSMTETSELTVGAGLSILAAAGVSMAMPVQGGIGAYHALVSGVLVIYGVGATTGLFFATMLHTSQMLMIVVVGGASMLGSLFIRRENKTESTTNS, from the coding sequence TTGAAATTGAAAATCTCAACGGTACTTAAATTTTGCGTGTCGCTCATCCTTGCTGCACTGCTTTTTTACTTTGTTTTTAGAAACATATCCTTTGCGGAGTTTGCGGACAAACTGGATGATATCAATTATTGGTGGATTGGGTTGTCGGTACTTCTTTCTATCGTTAGCCATTTGTTGAGGTCCTATCGCTGGAACTTGACTTTGCAGCCTTTGGGCTATGAGCTGTCCATAGGGCGTACTTTTTTGGCATTGATGTCTGGTTATCTAGCCAACTTGGTGTTTCCGAGGTTGGGAGAGGTGACACGCTGTGGAGTTCTCAAACGGATTGATGGGGTGCCAATTAGTGTTGGGATAGGTTCGGTCATTACGGAGCGGGTGATTGATTTTTTGATTTTGCTGAGTCTCATTGCGTTGGATTTTGTGCTGGAGTTTGATAAGATCTTCGAGTATTTTGTCACTTCAGTGAAAATGGAAGATTGGCTAGCGAACAGGACTTTGATATTTGCAGGGATCGGCTTGCTGGTTGTGGGTGGGATTGTCGGTGTATTGGGCCTGAGATATGTGCTCAAGTACGAATTCAAGAACCCAACCTTGAACAAGGTCAAAGAGAAATTACTTGAGATAGTAGATGGCCTAGGGTCTATTCGCAAGGTTCAAAGTCCAACGGGCTATGTCCTCAGTACGATTGGGATTTGGGTGTTGTATTATTTGATGAGTTATGTGATTTTCTTTTCCATGACGGAGACCTCCGAGTTGACTGTGGGTGCAGGGCTTTCTATTTTGGCGGCAGCTGGGGTGTCGATGGCTATGCCGGTTCAAGGTGGAATCGGGGCTTATCATGCCTTGGTGAGTGGTGTATTGGTGATCTATGGTGTAGGAGCAACGACGGGATTGTTTTTTGCTACGATGCTGCATACGTCACAGATGCTCATGATTGTGGTCGTGGGTGGTGCGAGTATGCTGGGGAGCTTATTTATCCGAAGGGAAAACAAAACAGAGTCTACCACAAATTCGTAA
- the glmS gene encoding glutamine--fructose-6-phosphate transaminase (isomerizing): MCGIVAYLGNQQAFPLIIKGLKRLEYRGYDSTGISIHQDSQLQIYKKVGKVSELEKAVKGQALQSTIGIGHTRWATHGEPNDVNAHPHFSHDKSLSIIHNGIIENYSALKKELEIKGYSFVSETDTEVLITFIEDIKTQNKISLEAAVRQALCTIEGAYAIVIMDRDNPDQLIAARKGSPMVLGVGDHEYFVASDATPIIEYTDEVVYLNDQEIAVINRDGFKITTIENEELDPYIQKVELELDEIEKGGYEHFMLKEIFEQPNSIADSMRGRLDAKTGKITLGGIREYADALAEAKRIIIIACGTSWHSGLVAEYLFEEFCRIPVEVEYASEFRYRNPVINKGDVVIAISQSGETADTLAAIELAKSKGAIILGVVNVVGSSISRASHEGAYLHTGPEIGVASTKAFTGQLSVLTMIVLSIAKRKSTITDSRFKELLSDFAQIPEKIKRVLASNDKIEHISSLFKDASNFLYLGRGYNFPVALEGALKLKEISYIHAEGYPAAEMKHGPIALIDEQMPVVVIATRDSSYDKIVSNIQEVKARKGVVIAVVTEGDVLIPKMADYVIEVPQCDEALMPLISVIPLQLLSYHIAIMRGCNVDQPRNLAKSVTVE, from the coding sequence ATGTGTGGAATCGTTGCTTACCTAGGCAATCAACAGGCTTTCCCTTTGATCATCAAGGGACTCAAAAGATTGGAATACCGAGGCTATGACAGTACAGGTATATCTATACACCAAGACAGTCAGCTTCAAATCTACAAGAAAGTAGGCAAGGTGTCTGAACTCGAAAAGGCCGTCAAGGGCCAGGCACTCCAAAGCACTATCGGCATTGGCCACACGCGTTGGGCGACACACGGCGAGCCCAATGACGTCAACGCACACCCGCATTTCTCACATGACAAAAGCCTCTCTATCATCCACAACGGAATCATAGAAAACTACAGTGCCCTCAAAAAAGAACTAGAGATCAAAGGATACTCCTTCGTCAGTGAAACAGACACAGAGGTCTTGATCACTTTCATAGAAGATATCAAGACACAAAACAAGATATCTCTCGAAGCAGCCGTACGTCAGGCACTCTGCACCATCGAAGGAGCCTACGCCATCGTGATCATGGATCGGGACAACCCTGATCAATTGATCGCAGCCCGAAAAGGTAGCCCCATGGTCTTGGGTGTCGGAGATCACGAATACTTCGTCGCATCGGACGCCACTCCAATCATAGAATACACCGATGAGGTAGTCTATCTCAACGACCAAGAAATCGCCGTAATCAACAGAGACGGTTTCAAAATCACCACCATCGAAAATGAAGAGCTCGATCCTTACATCCAAAAAGTAGAACTCGAACTAGACGAAATAGAAAAAGGTGGGTACGAGCATTTCATGCTCAAAGAAATATTTGAGCAGCCCAACTCCATTGCTGACAGTATGCGAGGCAGACTGGATGCCAAAACCGGAAAAATTACTCTAGGGGGTATTCGAGAGTATGCAGACGCACTGGCGGAGGCCAAGCGAATCATCATCATCGCCTGTGGAACGAGTTGGCACTCAGGTCTGGTAGCAGAGTACTTGTTCGAAGAGTTTTGCCGCATCCCTGTCGAAGTAGAGTACGCCTCTGAATTCAGGTACAGAAACCCCGTCATCAACAAGGGTGATGTAGTCATAGCGATCTCCCAATCTGGCGAGACAGCCGACACCTTAGCAGCCATCGAACTCGCCAAATCTAAAGGTGCCATCATACTAGGGGTGGTCAATGTAGTGGGCTCGTCTATTTCACGTGCCTCTCACGAAGGTGCATACTTACATACTGGACCAGAAATCGGTGTAGCTAGCACCAAGGCATTTACGGGGCAACTATCTGTCCTAACAATGATCGTCCTCTCCATCGCCAAACGAAAGAGTACCATCACGGATAGCCGCTTCAAAGAGTTGTTGTCCGATTTTGCACAAATCCCAGAGAAAATCAAAAGAGTACTGGCCAGCAATGACAAGATCGAACACATTTCGAGCTTGTTCAAAGATGCATCCAACTTCCTCTATCTCGGTAGAGGGTATAACTTCCCTGTGGCACTAGAAGGAGCCCTGAAACTCAAAGAAATCTCCTACATCCATGCCGAAGGGTACCCTGCAGCAGAGATGAAACATGGCCCAATTGCCTTGATTGACGAGCAAATGCCCGTCGTAGTGATCGCCACCCGAGACAGTTCGTACGACAAAATCGTGTCCAACATCCAAGAAGTCAAAGCTCGCAAAGGAGTCGTCATCGCAGTAGTCACAGAAGGGGATGTATTGATCCCTAAGATGGCGGATTACGTGATCGAAGTACCACAATGCGACGAAGCATTGATGCCGCTGATTTCCGTAATCCCATTACAGCTCTTAAGCTACCACATTGCTATCATGCGAGGCTGCAATGTCGATCAACCTAGAAACCTGGCTAAATCTGTGACGGTGGAGTAA
- a CDS encoding AraC family transcriptional regulator, with the protein MEDYNKIIESLGVRFISAKNINILQPVTIENYYDVENVFIYVHKGEVSFGKDKETIQESEILFVPGGKMVALTYGGGNAINLSNDDFINNKEKYFQNSEKYNPQSEFDNVTMINFEAKVFDTVNFFASLDIPPFVIRNNNKLISLAKGIVNEIHSTAPGKARVVKLETDYIVVELIRHILDQGLFVEQLATNSTYFKDPRLIDIFAYIKDNLKDDLSNKALANVANVSEDYVGQYFKMLTGINPQDYIEYQRMEMAVNMLRTTKKSIRDIGKEVGFKDTAYFCRRFKMMFGIPAGKMRRRESLMNV; encoded by the coding sequence GTGGAAGATTACAATAAAATTATCGAGTCGCTAGGAGTGAGGTTTATATCGGCTAAGAATATTAATATTTTGCAGCCGGTAACGATAGAAAACTACTACGATGTAGAGAATGTCTTTATCTATGTACATAAGGGAGAAGTGTCTTTTGGCAAGGATAAAGAGACGATCCAAGAGAGTGAGATTCTGTTCGTGCCTGGTGGTAAAATGGTCGCTTTGACCTATGGAGGAGGTAATGCAATCAATCTGTCCAATGATGATTTTATCAACAACAAGGAGAAGTACTTTCAAAACAGTGAGAAATATAACCCACAGTCTGAGTTTGATAATGTGACGATGATCAATTTTGAGGCGAAAGTTTTTGATACGGTAAATTTCTTTGCTTCGTTGGATATCCCCCCTTTTGTTATTCGAAACAATAATAAACTGATTTCTTTGGCCAAGGGGATTGTCAATGAGATTCACTCCACGGCTCCTGGAAAAGCCAGAGTGGTCAAGCTGGAGACGGATTATATTGTAGTGGAATTGATTCGTCATATTTTGGATCAAGGTTTGTTTGTTGAGCAGTTGGCGACTAATTCCACTTATTTCAAGGATCCGCGTTTGATCGATATTTTCGCCTACATCAAGGATAATCTCAAAGATGACTTGTCCAATAAAGCCTTGGCCAATGTCGCAAATGTGTCAGAGGACTATGTAGGTCAGTATTTTAAAATGCTCACAGGGATCAATCCACAGGATTACATAGAGTATCAGCGTATGGAGATGGCCGTCAATATGCTACGTACGACCAAAAAGAGCATCCGTGATATTGGTAAGGAAGTAGGCTTCAAGGACACGGCTTATTTTTGCCGTCGATTCAAGATGATGTTTGGTATCCCTGCGGGTAAAATGAGGAGAAGAGAGTCATTGATGAATGTCTAA
- a CDS encoding geranylgeranylglyceryl/heptaprenylglyceryl phosphate synthase, whose protein sequence is MSILNQLEQNKKLNKKSLAILIDPDKVDDTGGLIQTINLCTENRVDYIFVGGSLITNDNFARVISIIKANSAIPVLIFPGNNIQIDANADAILLLSLISGRNPDFLIGQHVLAAPILKKSRLEIISMGYMLVNSGPATSASYMSNTTPIPSDKPTIAACTAMAGEMLGLRTIYLDAGSGAQQPIPQKIISKVSRSIAVPLVVGGGINSISRINLALEAGADVIVIGNALEKDPSFLAQASEKIHSLNIDLDIHQ, encoded by the coding sequence ATGAGCATACTGAATCAACTGGAACAAAATAAGAAACTCAACAAAAAGAGCTTGGCCATTTTAATCGATCCAGACAAGGTCGATGACACGGGGGGGCTCATTCAGACGATCAATCTCTGTACAGAAAATCGTGTCGATTACATCTTTGTAGGCGGGAGCCTAATCACCAATGACAACTTCGCAAGAGTCATCTCCATCATCAAAGCAAACAGTGCCATTCCAGTGCTCATCTTTCCGGGCAACAACATTCAGATAGATGCCAATGCAGACGCAATTCTTTTGCTCTCATTGATTTCAGGTAGAAACCCAGATTTTCTCATCGGACAGCACGTCCTAGCTGCCCCAATCCTCAAAAAAAGTCGGTTAGAAATCATTTCTATGGGATACATGCTCGTCAACTCTGGCCCTGCCACCTCTGCAAGCTACATGAGCAACACTACTCCCATCCCGTCTGACAAACCCACGATCGCCGCATGCACGGCTATGGCTGGAGAAATGCTCGGTCTACGGACCATCTATCTCGATGCTGGCAGTGGTGCCCAACAACCCATTCCTCAAAAAATCATATCCAAAGTATCGAGATCTATTGCTGTACCTCTCGTGGTAGGTGGTGGCATCAACTCCATCAGCAGGATCAATTTGGCTTTGGAGGCGGGAGCAGACGTCATTGTCATAGGCAATGCCCTAGAAAAGGACCCGAGCTTCTTGGCTCAGGCTTCAGAAAAAATTCACAGTCTAAATATAGACTTAGACATTCATCAATGA
- a CDS encoding zinc metallopeptidase: MLIILIVFMIVGFLVSNRLKSKFKKYAQVGLQSGLSGREIAELMLRDNGIYDVKVVSVQGQLTDHYNPANKTVNLSPEVYGGRSAAAAAVAAHECGHAVQHATAYSFLRFRSAMVPIQNVSARVLNFLMIGMFLFGGMVYAMNMQTIFLVIVAAQAVITLFALVTLPVEFDASKRALAWIDQRGIVTSQEHAMAKDALHWAAMTYVVAAISAITQLLYFVMLFMGGSRD, encoded by the coding sequence ATGTTGATAATATTGATAGTATTCATGATTGTTGGTTTTTTGGTCAGCAATCGTTTGAAGAGCAAATTCAAGAAGTACGCTCAAGTCGGTTTGCAATCAGGCTTGTCTGGACGAGAAATAGCGGAGCTTATGCTTCGAGACAATGGGATATATGATGTGAAAGTCGTGTCGGTGCAGGGACAGCTCACAGATCACTACAATCCGGCCAACAAGACGGTCAACTTGAGCCCAGAAGTATATGGGGGGAGGAGTGCTGCAGCAGCTGCGGTTGCTGCTCATGAGTGTGGTCATGCTGTACAGCACGCGACGGCTTATAGTTTTTTGAGGTTTCGCTCGGCGATGGTTCCTATCCAAAACGTGAGTGCACGGGTACTCAACTTCTTGATGATTGGAATGTTTTTGTTTGGGGGGATGGTCTATGCGATGAATATGCAGACGATATTTTTGGTCATCGTAGCTGCACAAGCAGTCATTACTTTGTTTGCTTTGGTGACTTTGCCTGTAGAGTTTGATGCAAGCAAGCGTGCGTTGGCTTGGATTGACCAAAGAGGTATCGTGACGAGCCAAGAACATGCCATGGCCAAGGATGCCTTGCACTGGGCAGCCATGACATATGTGGTAGCGGCGATATCGGCGATTACTCAGTTGCTTTACTTTGTGATGCTGTTTATGGGTGGTAGCCGTGATTGA
- a CDS encoding DUF4270 family protein, with protein sequence MNLLDKNWLGLLIFTTLIIFSCEDPSEVGLGLDPDGLGSGVYYEEIILPAENVWIDSLRTNNSSRLFVGRIEDPIFGTTTAATYNQLSSTSLVSSKTDEQEYVIDSAVLTLGYDYIHTKGAIAPQTIRLQELDDQIFSGVYYLSHFDTPLKPYDADNVFTFTPRSDSVDQGIADTVKFYLNDIWAETLFDIATQSNRTELLTQTFKGIALTPDDNNNLIVGFTPAGYTNISVHYHILGKDINQADSIVSDSLSVAYSLSASNAKYSKFTTDRTGSLIGGSIKNNLENFEVGNGFIYLNSATGIYPKIDMTPFLDFLNDDENDLIQINNLEFQFSTSNDTSIYNRKMFNTRLFFAGDSSQINVDGLYDLDILKTVVLNDIGYLTGSQDMLVMPIDSATQSYRGGATFFGQQVENGNVNPYKLVVMPSLLTSFNQTILPQDGFKLRIFYSKPN encoded by the coding sequence ATGAACTTGTTGGATAAAAACTGGTTAGGGTTGTTGATATTCACAACCCTCATCATTTTTTCGTGTGAAGACCCTAGTGAAGTTGGACTTGGGCTAGATCCTGATGGATTAGGTTCTGGGGTGTATTATGAGGAAATCATACTCCCGGCAGAAAACGTATGGATCGATAGTTTGAGAACAAACAATAGCTCAAGGTTATTTGTGGGACGCATAGAAGACCCTATCTTCGGTACGACTACTGCGGCTACTTACAATCAGCTCTCCTCTACCTCTCTCGTATCAAGCAAAACAGACGAGCAGGAATATGTTATTGATTCGGCAGTACTGACGCTTGGCTATGACTACATTCATACCAAAGGCGCCATAGCTCCTCAGACTATTCGTCTCCAAGAGCTCGACGATCAGATCTTCTCAGGGGTATACTATCTCTCGCACTTTGACACTCCGCTCAAACCCTACGACGCAGATAATGTCTTCACATTTACCCCACGGTCGGACTCCGTCGATCAAGGCATCGCTGACACGGTCAAGTTCTATCTCAACGATATCTGGGCTGAAACCTTGTTTGACATAGCAACACAGTCCAATCGCACGGAACTTTTGACGCAGACATTCAAAGGCATCGCCCTCACTCCAGATGACAACAACAACCTGATTGTAGGGTTTACTCCTGCCGGGTACACCAATATCAGCGTACACTATCATATCCTAGGCAAGGACATCAACCAAGCCGACTCCATCGTGTCGGACAGTCTATCCGTGGCCTATTCATTATCTGCTTCGAATGCCAAATACAGCAAATTCACCACGGACCGAACCGGCAGTTTGATTGGTGGCAGTATCAAAAACAACTTGGAGAACTTTGAGGTTGGAAACGGCTTCATCTACCTCAACTCCGCCACTGGGATCTATCCAAAAATCGACATGACTCCTTTTTTGGATTTTCTCAACGACGATGAAAATGATTTGATCCAAATCAACAACCTAGAGTTTCAGTTCAGTACCTCCAACGACACCAGTATCTACAATCGAAAAATGTTCAATACCAGACTGTTTTTCGCTGGAGACTCTAGTCAAATCAATGTGGATGGGCTATATGATTTGGACATTCTAAAAACGGTCGTACTCAATGACATTGGTTATCTGACTGGCTCACAAGACATGCTCGTCATGCCCATCGACTCAGCCACTCAATCCTATCGAGGTGGGGCAACTTTTTTTGGACAACAAGTTGAAAACGGAAACGTAAACCCATATAAACTGGTCGTGATGCCATCCCTGCTGACATCATTCAATCAAACCATCCTCCCGCAAGATGGATTCAAACTAAGAATATTTTACTCCAAACCGAATTAA